Proteins from a genomic interval of Geodermatophilus obscurus DSM 43160:
- a CDS encoding XdhC family protein has product MRDVLEDLIGWWQAGETVGMGTVVATWRSAPRPAGASMLVGPDGTAVGSVSGGCVEGAVYEEARDVVESGVPTLERYGVSDDDAFAVGLTCGGILDVFVEPVSRESFPELGEIAESVDRHEPVAVVTCVAGPEDRVGRRLVVWPDRSSGTLGLQRLDDAVADDARGMLAAGRTGMLHVGHDGERRGDDLSLFVNAFAPAARMVVFGAIDFAAAVARVGAFLGYRVTVCDARPVFATPKRFPDAHEVVVEWPHRYLQGEVDAGRIDERTVLCVLTHDPKFDVPLLEVALRLPVAYVGAMGSRRTHEERLARLEEAGLSKEELARLSSPIGLDLGARTPEETAISIAAEVIAGRWGGSGERLTGTEGPIHRTADR; this is encoded by the coding sequence GTGCGTGACGTGCTCGAGGACCTGATCGGCTGGTGGCAGGCGGGCGAGACCGTCGGCATGGGCACGGTGGTGGCCACCTGGCGCTCCGCCCCGCGCCCGGCCGGCGCGTCGATGCTCGTCGGCCCCGACGGCACCGCGGTGGGCAGCGTCTCCGGCGGCTGCGTCGAGGGCGCGGTGTACGAGGAGGCCAGGGACGTCGTGGAGTCCGGCGTCCCCACCCTCGAGCGGTACGGGGTCAGCGACGACGACGCCTTCGCCGTGGGGCTGACCTGCGGCGGGATCCTCGACGTCTTCGTCGAGCCGGTGTCGCGGGAGTCCTTCCCCGAGCTCGGCGAGATCGCCGAGTCCGTGGACCGGCACGAGCCGGTCGCCGTCGTCACCTGCGTGGCCGGCCCGGAGGACCGGGTGGGCCGGCGGCTGGTCGTCTGGCCGGACCGCAGCTCGGGCACCCTGGGCCTGCAGCGGCTGGACGACGCCGTCGCCGACGACGCGCGCGGCATGCTGGCCGCCGGCCGCACCGGGATGCTGCACGTCGGGCACGACGGCGAGCGCCGCGGCGACGACCTGTCGCTGTTCGTCAACGCCTTCGCGCCGGCCGCCCGGATGGTCGTCTTCGGCGCCATCGACTTCGCCGCCGCCGTCGCCCGGGTCGGCGCCTTCCTGGGCTACCGGGTCACCGTGTGCGACGCCCGCCCGGTGTTCGCGACGCCCAAGCGCTTCCCCGACGCGCACGAGGTGGTCGTCGAGTGGCCGCACCGCTACCTGCAGGGCGAGGTCGACGCCGGCCGGATCGACGAGCGCACCGTGCTGTGCGTGCTCACCCACGACCCCAAGTTCGACGTCCCGCTGCTGGAGGTCGCGCTGCGGCTGCCGGTCGCCTACGTCGGCGCGATGGGGTCCAGGCGCACGCACGAGGAGCGGCTCGCCCGGCTGGAGGAGGCCGGGCTGTCGAAGGAGGAGCTGGCCCGGCTGTCGTCGCCGATCGGGCTGGACCTCGGCGCCCGCACCCCCGAGGAGACGGCCATCTCGATCGCCGCGGAGGTCATCGCCGGCCGCTGGGGCGGCTCGGGGGAGCGGCTGACCGGCACCGAGGGGCCGATCCACCGCACCGCCGACCGCTGA